One segment of Ziziphus jujuba cultivar Dongzao chromosome 12, ASM3175591v1 DNA contains the following:
- the LOC125420304 gene encoding uncharacterized protein LOC125420304 — protein sequence MVLAFVWNLKNVWPFSMFKPDDLRVSNDFVSKLSIPEETKQFVYAVREPETQSLIYILSVQNLSERSVSDSECLIGEIRPELVIAQVGHSPTTEDRELGDGVDSLLPTSSFEVLRRCFLDKVSKENYENVASNLVLREIFGTSFHGNFLAAKKAALEVGSSFLEIESKCLNSSIADNSTSEDLDAVSKYQGLVSSLVPQKVGIPVSSSSMRLFSTNNIQSQMVQLLAPYMDLSIKRLSPSSSVLEIAPEEIQLQHNYEAPPFAKSIYSLLVDLYNIFEDIPSIGKALAHSQKMLYSINRGEAVDNQIISEVYIFRVAVEGLRIAMNNAGRLPIDKLGNANSSVTDFSELSIEDKSQVLFIQALRDQAKKFKTIVAVVDASNLAGLRKHWNVHVPPEVKDLVGQIITDSEGEEEMSKQMGMKRLLTEKPMVAVGAGATAVIGATSLSKVVPASTIMKAVTFKVPASLKLMMTQSQKVVALAKTFVPSKVVAPGFATSGIKTTPVLKATASAENIRAVAHGVIASAEKTSFSAMRTAFYEIMRKRQVRPIGFLPWATFGGSIATCMGLLMYGDGIECVAESLPAAPSIANLGRGVHSLHQVSQELRQTDGTRIQKSVESLMYRLKKVKFQ from the coding sequence ATGGTACTTGCATTTGTCTGGAATCTAAAAAATGTTTGGCCCTTTTCTATGTTCAAACCGGATGACCTAAGAGTATCCAACGACTTTGTTAGCAAACTTTCGATTCCCGAAGAAACGAAACAGTTTGTGTATGCAGTTCGTGAGCCCGAAACTCAATCCCTGATATACATTCTATCTGTTCAGAATTTATCTGAGCGGTCGGTATCAGATTCTGAGTGTCTAATTGGGGAAATTAGACCTGAGCTTGTCATTGCTCAGGTTGGTCATTCACCCACAACTGAAGATAGGGAATTGGGGGATGGTGTTGATAGCTTACTTCCAACATCATCCTTTGAAGTTCTCAGAAGATGTTTTCTGGATAAGGTTAGCAAGGAGAACTACGAAAATGTTGCGAGCAACTTGGTTTTACGAGAGATTTTTGGGACCAGTTTTCATGGGAATTTTTTAGCAGCCAAGAAAGCAGCTCTTGAGGTTGGGTCGTCATTCTTGGAGATTGAGTCAAAATGTTTGAATTCTTCTATTGCGGATAATAGCACCTCAGAGGACCTTGATGCGGTGAGCAAGTACCAAGGATTAGTTAGTAGTCTGGTTCCACAGAAGGTGGGTATACCTGTTTCATCGAGTTCAATGAGGCTTTTCTCAACTAACAATATCCAGTCACAAATGGTCCAATTGTTGGCACCATACATGGATTTATCAATAAAGAGGTTAAGTCCGTCGAGCTCTGTTTTGGAGATTGCCCCAGAAGAAATTCAGCTACAACATAATTATGAGGCCCCACCTTTTGCTAAATCCATCTATTCATTACTTGTggatctatataatatatttgaagaTATCCCATCAATTGGAAAGGCTCTAGCTCATTCGCAGAAAATGCTATACAGTATAAACAGAGGTGAAGCTGTGGATAACCAAATCATATCTGAGGTTTACATCTTTAGGGTTGCAGTTGAGGGGCTGAGAATTGCTATGAACAATGCTGGTAGACTGCCTATTGACAAATTAGGGAATGCGAACTCTAGCGTGACTGATTTTTCTGAGCTTTCAATTGAGGACAAATCACAAGTTCTCTTTATACAGGCCCTCCGGGATCAGGCTAAGAAGTTCAAGACCATAGTTGCAGTAGTGGATGCCAGTAACTTAGCAGGTCTTAGGAAACACTGGAATGTTCACGTGCCTCCAGAAGTTAAGGATTTGGTTGGTCAGATCATTACAGATTCTGAAGGTGAAGAAGAAATGTCAAAACAGATGGGCATGAAGCGATTATTGACTGAGAAACCTATGGTGGCTGTGGGGGCAGGGGCAACTGCAGTTATAGGAGCTACATCTCTCTCTAAAGTTGTTCCTGCCTCAACCATTATGAAGGCTGTAACATTTAAAGTTCCTGCTTCACTTAAACTGATGATGACCCAAAGCCAGAAAGTAGTTGCTCTAGCCAAGACTTTTGTTCCTTCGAAAGTTGTTGCTCCAGGATTTGCAACTTCTGGGATCAAAACAACGCCTGTCCTTAAGGCAACTGCTTCTGCTGAGAATATACGGGCTGTTGCTCATGGTGTTATAGCCTCTGCTGAGAAAACCAGCTTTTCAGCCATGAGAACAGCATTCTATGAAATAATGAGGAAAAGGCAAGTCCGACCAATTGGTTTTCTGCCATGGGCTACATTCGGGGGTAGCATTGCAACTTGCATGGGGTTGCTTATGTATGGAGATGGGATTGAATGTGTTGCTGAATCTCTTCCTGCTGCTCCATCAATTGCCAATTTGGGTCGAGGGGTTCACAGTTTGCATCAGGTATCTCAGGAATTGAGGCAAACAGATGGCACTAGAATACAAAAATCTGTAGAATCTCTAATGTACAGATTAAAGAAAGTAAAGTTTCAGTAG